One region of Pseudomonas sp. B21-040 genomic DNA includes:
- a CDS encoding PilX N-terminal domain-containing pilus assembly protein — MRAAAMTSYAQRGMALLVSLVFLLLLTLIGLSSMQNATLQEKMAGSVSLRNQSFQGAEAALRVGESAVQLDTYSLPVCSQCAPPPEATVITAAGLNSSSGVTWVASGSGFYGVQNIGTTLTAVNVPSNTSATLYRVTAVGIAGNSRSVVESIYAKY; from the coding sequence ATGAGGGCCGCTGCCATGACGTCTTACGCTCAGCGCGGCATGGCGCTGCTGGTCAGCCTGGTGTTTCTGCTATTGCTGACGCTGATCGGCCTTTCTTCGATGCAGAACGCCACCCTGCAGGAGAAAATGGCCGGCAGCGTGAGTTTGCGCAACCAGTCGTTCCAGGGCGCCGAAGCGGCGTTGCGCGTGGGTGAAAGTGCAGTGCAACTCGACACCTATTCTCTGCCGGTTTGCAGCCAGTGCGCACCGCCGCCCGAGGCCACGGTCATCACTGCCGCCGGTCTCAACTCCAGCTCCGGGGTGACGTGGGTCGCTTCCGGCAGTGGTTTTTACGGGGTGCAAAACATTGGCACCACGCTCACCGCCGTCAATGTGCCGAGCAATACCTCCGCGACGCTTTACCGGGTGACCGCCGTCGGCATCGCGGGCAACTCGCGCAGCGTCGTGGAGAGTATTTATGCGAAGTACTGA
- a CDS encoding PilW family protein has product MSRCSRGFGLIELLIALALSLIVVLGVAQIFIAAKNTYVSQNVSAGMQEDARFVLSKMIQEIRMVGMFGCLGAITDATSAGDFNASQITPINWDNASLKLTLVTADVGGTGAVPTWTVVSDCRNSATAYTGVRTPATGFLAFPIRRWVYSFSNNQILMGTGAGTPTQFVLVNNVSAFNVSFGLASSAADVAASSYSSNPSDPARIRSVRLSLTLTDPNNRVRNQTFSVVAALRNRLP; this is encoded by the coding sequence ATGAGCCGCTGCAGCCGAGGGTTCGGCCTGATCGAGTTGCTGATCGCGCTGGCATTGAGCCTGATCGTGGTACTGGGTGTGGCGCAGATTTTCATCGCAGCGAAAAATACCTACGTCAGCCAGAACGTCTCCGCCGGCATGCAGGAGGACGCGCGTTTTGTGTTGAGCAAAATGATTCAGGAAATCCGTATGGTCGGCATGTTCGGCTGTCTGGGCGCCATCACTGACGCCACTTCGGCAGGTGATTTCAACGCGAGTCAGATAACCCCCATCAATTGGGATAACGCGAGCCTCAAGCTGACCCTGGTGACGGCGGATGTCGGCGGCACGGGCGCAGTGCCGACCTGGACAGTGGTGTCTGACTGCCGAAACTCGGCGACCGCGTACACAGGCGTGCGGACACCTGCGACGGGGTTTCTGGCGTTTCCGATACGGCGATGGGTCTACAGCTTCAGCAATAACCAGATCCTGATGGGGACCGGCGCCGGCACGCCAACCCAGTTCGTGCTGGTGAACAACGTAAGTGCGTTTAACGTGAGCTTTGGCCTCGCCAGTTCGGCCGCCGATGTCGCGGCCTCCAGTTACAGCAGTAATCCGTCGGATCCGGCACGCATTCGCAGCGTGCGGCTGAGCCTGACCCTCACTGACCCGAACAACCGGGTGCGCAATCAAACCTTCAGCGTGGTTGCCGCCTTGCGCAACCGCTTGCCATGA
- the pilV gene encoding type IV pilus modification protein PilV, with protein MRVWSKRAQEGMTLIEVLVALLILTVGLLGAAAIQLNALKYTDSSRMTSQASFIAYDMMDRIRANAAADYTVAPPTSGNLSVARDQDLYDFTTNIINFGGPTATGSVALNQRVYTITINWDDSRAANSANSRRSFVLTSRATVDPVSTP; from the coding sequence ATGAGGGTATGGAGCAAGCGTGCACAGGAGGGCATGACGCTGATCGAAGTCTTGGTTGCGTTGTTGATACTGACAGTGGGGCTACTGGGGGCTGCGGCGATTCAGCTCAATGCGCTGAAGTACACCGACAGTTCACGGATGACGAGTCAGGCCAGTTTTATCGCCTACGACATGATGGATCGCATCCGCGCCAACGCCGCTGCCGATTACACGGTCGCGCCACCGACCTCGGGCAACCTGAGTGTCGCGCGGGACCAGGACCTCTACGATTTCACCACCAACATCATCAATTTCGGCGGCCCGACGGCTACCGGCAGCGTGGCACTGAACCAGCGGGTCTACACCATCACCATCAATTGGGATGACTCGCGCGCCGCCAATTCCGCCAACTCGCGCCGCAGTTTCGTGCTGACCAGTCGCGCCACCGTCGACCCGGTTTCCACGCCATGA
- a CDS encoding GspH/FimT family pseudopilin, translated as MDHRTKGFTLIELLVTLAVFLILVTLAVPAFTRSVQTTRADTEVGDLQRGLNFARLEAIDRGITTRVRPTAGGSVWTGELTVYDGTGTPANVLRVVPAMSSGATLTLTSGVTALDFNNLGGLSTPSTAVVINYVLGTQSRTLNVCLNGRILLGGSCG; from the coding sequence TCGCGGTGTTTCTGATCCTGGTGACCCTGGCCGTGCCCGCGTTTACCCGTTCGGTACAAACCACGAGGGCCGACACTGAGGTCGGCGACCTTCAACGGGGACTCAATTTCGCCCGACTGGAGGCCATCGACCGAGGCATCACCACCCGGGTTCGTCCAACGGCCGGCGGTAGCGTATGGACCGGTGAGTTGACGGTTTATGACGGTACCGGCACGCCGGCCAATGTATTGCGGGTTGTTCCAGCGATGAGCAGTGGCGCCACTCTGACGCTAACCTCAGGTGTGACCGCTCTGGACTTCAACAATCTGGGCGGTTTGTCGACGCCGTCCACCGCCGTGGTCATCAACTATGTACTGGGGACGCAAAGCAGGACGCTGAACGTGTGTTTGAACGGACGAATTCTATTGGGTGGAAGTTGCGGATGA